From the genome of Lineus longissimus chromosome 8, tnLinLong1.2, whole genome shotgun sequence, one region includes:
- the LOC135492685 gene encoding nuclear pore membrane glycoprotein 210-like has product MACTPADFCLIYLLIIVSFSSAARLNVPKVLLPYYSSVASNFTLEVKPSDRCYTWTSSRPDVATISPVSPDSAGCATQAVVTAVSKTSNKMTSIVLAEDHVTGQVLRCDIIVDAINSIEIETTTRELYLEDSPEEFEVTGKDSEGNTFSVMDGIAFEWSLISDTDVDQDTIVDAHNILRIISFSESSYKTPPHIERMEKQGLQGSHILVNGIRTGTAKVAVKMKDPAYKNVKPYVVRLIVIANIMLNPGIVYILTGAQVTYLVQLIGQTTTSEIPMPSDQYYLQVEEEKICRLDAKTSTVTALARGTTNIVLKDKNIKIKEAFRQPSAGIHVVAPGYLGFQVLPGRKWVLEVSRVYEIYIEIYDKDSHKIFPSENIRVLATFPKKYFNVQYSSPNGTYHIVDTLYQGHTQLTGILRGVMDGDKLLEITPVIKNLQDVEIYDPIKVIPPLLVFPWDPVSKQQYTYPLRATGGSGNYTWTSTKSEVATVNVKGEIATKDIGTSEVTASDMKNTDIKGSMRVRVVPPVELMFLPSVVEAEITTHLDLPLAAYAYLKNPGKHQLADCTLLPFQVSLKDEKVFEYIKVLPPSVEGSCATIRVKALQLGNTEVHIVYQTKKLRLDASVTIAAHLPLRTIDPENVAVVTVGSSKELVLEGGPRPWVLDPARYFQDLGIEDKNVVRTTHNPSFGLHNNLHLFRVLCIQLGEQVFTVSVGNQPTSKNKFPVTASAKIRFACAKPVSLHLQPVINYPVELPPCPISLDSNQPIPVHSYENLEILVVVTDSNGRKFDNFTSLAFDWLVSNTNVAGLEHDGIATETTTLQTGRKLVKSYQTLLLQGKTASLTVTATIKKYQRRYFTTQQINFPEEISPRISKSLVLLLVDDAILDPSVVHIFNHPSSKFNMDVRHGSGFFHLEHGGAKVAKTKYNEKTRKIQVLPVDEGHMSVVVHDLCLASDKPATAHIHISGVDSINLRVLDKVEIRKEIIASVQVLDKTGNPLLAKYFQLMNLTPHTGSDIITVRPYEGKETDAYTAVFIVHGMSLGTTTLTFTATSKDDGLSQMTSQPKDIQVFPPLRLNPRNITLIIGALFQVTSYGGPQPQSTVEYSIADVDIASISSSGLIEALKLGDTKVVGKAIGYDPETGKNEVYSQDEVTVYVVILTGIRIHAPLTRLQAGNRMPVYAMGTNEHVTPFAFGSAIPPLTLTWSINNKEVADLKNVYYMSGITVPRASNFAMRLHTKREGHVSIRLTAVVHPDSRLQIANNVKLTDEVQIQVFEKLTLVSPDVCDGQLIITPNTDTVVKTNRDSTARMRYRILEQHTNGRSQTVIKVHEGGHLSSGSYSGQATLEIMSLEDFGVNQTMVVLVKVKPVSYMMLNVDTVIRTSGTKLAVIPVGTVLHLSVSYHDDVGAMFHRTNTRLKYRPNRFDLLQVSSGKDNGTLVARATEPGQTVLRLPASQIPQTIFQVWDAANPIISDFINVEVGYAITPSKESVIVGDIVCFTSPLISSEGHPGHWRSTGDIVHIDRDTGIAVAGGVGRGLIMYNVSSTVLTYTELQVSPITRVTLQSSGIKYLSNLPSRSGVYDIPVMLHDGSSATSNVRGNNCSEILADNKYHVGVPPFVCEVSMSRNNADITPYDLFRPSAVFDAKTGKYLCRLAQQTNRDIGQQVSTLETVIRVRAVVPQKDQQGQVTSTPLEFDFFPSFYPYTNELLLSNLLSLASVRISATGRIKDDIKVISSDPSVIEVLAPEHDSQSEHIIHYPVRLLVRSGQSCPVDRQDLFIEVVSPLTSQKHTIPVKLKVVGQPTGPQSVPTPPRIEHAHEKKGWIILLADLIEDYIGIIIAIIVIAIVFALFQFRGKRESYSSASPQHFAPQTPGPGTPVYFTNTPPGYGMHASPHSRHLWSSPPEYPDRSMTFEKRTPNRSPTFQ; this is encoded by the exons ATGGCTTGCACGCCGGCCGATTTTTGCCTCATTTATTTGCTTATTATTGTCTCTTTTTCCTCAGCAGCACGACTGAATGTACCTAAAGTACTGTTACCGTACTACAGTAGTGTTGCCTCGAACTTCACATTAGAAGTTAAGCCATCAGATCGGTGTTACACATG GACTTCTTCTCGACCAGATGTTGCCACCATTTCCCCTGTCAGCCCTGACAGTGCTGGCTGTGCCACCCAGGCAGTGGTCACAGCTGTCTCCAAGACATCCAATAAAATGACCTCTATCGTCCTCGCTGAAGACCATG TGACAGGTCAGGTGTTGCGATGTGACATCATCGTCGATGCCATCAACTCCATTGAGATTGAAACAACCACCCGGGAGTTGTACTTGGAAGATTCGCCTGAGGAATTTGAAGTGACTGGGAAAGACAGCGAGGGTAACACCTTCAGTGTGATGGACGGGATCGCGTTTGAATGGAGCCTGATCTCTGATACTGATGTGGACCAGGATACCATCGTTGATGCTCACAACATTCTGAG AATAATATCATTCAGTGAGTCGTCTTATAAAACTCCACCCCATATTGAGCGTATGGAGAAACAAGGTCTTCAGGGAAGCCACATCCTTGTGAATGGAATCAGAACAGGGACGGCTAAAGTGGCAGTCAAAATGAAAGATCCCGCTTATAAG AATGTCAAACCTTACGTGGTTCGTTTGATAGTTATTGCGAACATCATGTTGAATCCTGGGATTGTGTACATCCTAACTGGAGCCCAGGTTACTTATCTTGTCCAGCTCATTGGACAAACTACTACCTCAG AAATTCCGATGCCGTCGGATCAGTATTATCTCCAGGTCGAGGAAGAGAAGATCTGTCGCCTAGATGCCAAGACGTCAACCGTGACAGCCTTAGCCAGAggaacaaccaacattgtgCTCAAAGATAAAA atatcaaaatcaagGAAGCATTCCGCCAACCATCTGCAGGAATCCATGTTGTGGCGCCTGGTTACCTGGGCTTTCAGGTTCTTCCTGGCCGCAAGTGGGTCCTGGAGGTTTCCAGGGTCTATGAGATTTATATTGAAATCTATGACAAGGACAGTCATAAGATATTCCCATCAGAG AACATCAGAGTGTTAGCCACCTTCCCAAAGAAATACTTCAATGTTCAGTACTCATCTCCAAATGGCACCTATCATATTGTTGATACGTTATACCAGGGCCATACCCAGCTGACTGGTATACTAAGAGGAGTTATG GACGGAGACAAACTTTTAGAAATCACGCCAGTCATCAAGAATCTACAAGACGTTGAGATCTATGACCCTATCAAGGTCATTCCTCCTCTACTCGTGTTTCCTTGGGATCCTGTCTCCAAGCAACAGTACACGTACCCCCTCAGG GCAACAGGAGGCAGTGGAAACTATACATGGACATCGACTAAGTCAGAAGTGGCTACTGTTAATGTCAAGGGTGAAATCGCCACAAAAGATATTGGGACTTCGGAGGTGACCGCTAGTGATATGAAAAATACTGATATCAAAGGATCTATGAGG GTACGTGTAGTTCCACCTGTCGAGTTAATGTTCCTCCCCTCGGTCGTTGAAGCTGAGATCACGACTCATCTCGATCTACCTCTGGCGGCGTACGCTTACTTGAAGAATCCTGGGAAGCATCAGTTGGCCGATTGTACGCTGTTGCCCTTCCAAGTGTCACTCAAGGATGAGAAAGTGTTTGAATACATCAAAG TTTTGCCACCGAGTGTTGAAGGGAGTTGTGCTACGATTCGCGTCAAGGCCTTACAGCTTGGCAACACTGAGGTTCACATCGTGTATCAGACCAAGAAGCTCCGCCTTGATGCGTCGGTCACTATCGCTGCTCATCTCCCTTTGAGG ACGATTGATCCAGAGAACGTAGCTGTTGTGACTGTTGGTTCATCGAAGGAGTTGGTCCTGGAGGGAGGTCCTCGTCCCTGGGTCCTCGATCCTGCCAGATATTTCCAAGATC TTGGCATTGAAGACAAAAATGTTGTGCGCACGACTCACAACCCATCTTTTGGATTACACA ATAATCTCCACTTGTTTCGTGTGTTGTGTATTCAACTTGGGGAACAG GTGTTCACTGTGAGTGTTGGCAACCAACCCACATCAAAGAACAAGTTTCCCGTGACTGCATCTGCGAAGATTCGGTTTGCTTGTGCCAAACCAGTCAGCCTGCACCTCCAGCCAGTCATCAACTACCCAGTGGAGCTACCCCCTTGTCCGATATCTTTGGACTCGAACCAGCCA ATTCCAGTCCATAGCTACGAGAACTTGGAAATCCTAGTCGTCGTCACAGACAGCAACGGAAGAAAGTTCGATAATTTCACCTCACTTGCTTTTGATTGGTTGGTGTCGAACACGAATGTTGCTGGCCTAGAGCATGATGGGATAGCGACTGAGACGACGACGTTACAAACTGGACGAAAACTGGTTAAAA GTTACCAGACACTACTCCTTCAAGGAAAGACCGCCTCCCTGACGGTGACTGCCACCATCAAGAAATATCAGCGCCGATACTTCACCACCCAACAGATCAATTTCCCA GAAGAAATCTCCCCGCGCATCTCCAAATCACTGGTGCTTCTCCTCGTTGACGATGCCATCTTGGATCCCTCCGTTGTGCACATCTTCAATCATCCATCGAGCAAGTTCAACATGGACGTCCGCCATGGCTCGGGATTCTTCCATCTCGAACATGGCGGTGCCAAGGTGGCCAAGACCAAGTATAACGAGAAAACAAGGAAGATTCAG GTTTTACCCGTCGATGAGGGTCACATGTCTGTGGTCGTTCATGATCTCTGCCTTGCGTCTGATAAACCCGCCACGGCGCATATCCATATCTCTGGCGTCGACTCAATCAACCTGCGGGTCCTCGATAAGGTGGAGATCAGGAAGGAGATTATCGCATCCGTCCAAGTTCTCGATAAGACGGGCAACCCGCTCCTGGCCAAGTACTTCCAGCTGATGAACCTCACTCCTCACACCGGCTCGGATATCATCACTGTAAG ACCGTACGAGGGCAAGGAAACCGATGCCTACACAGCTGTGTTCATTGTGCACGGCATGTCGCTGGGGACGACAACTCTGACCTTCACAGCCACCTCAAAGGACGACGGCCTCTCCCAGATGACCAGTCAACCTAAAGATATCCAAGTCTTCCCCCCGCTGCGACTCAACCCAAGGAACATCACTCTCATTATCGGAGCGTTATTTCAG GTGACGAGCTATGGTGGCCCCCAACCGCAGTCGACCGTGGAATATTCCATAGCAGACGTCGACATTGCCTCCATCTCCAGCAGTGGCCTCATTGAAGCTCTCAAACTTGGTGACACCAAGGTTGTTGGCAAGGCGATAGGATATGATCCAGAGACAGGGAAGAATGAAGTATATTCACAG GACGAGGTGACAGTCTATGTTGTCATCCTGACCGGGATCAGAATCCACGCTCCACTCACACGGCTTCAGGCGGGAAATAGGATGCCGGTCTACGCTATGGGAACAAACGAACACGTGACACCGTTCGCATTCGGTAGTGCCATCccacctttgaccttgacctggtcCATCAATAACAAGGAAGTCGCTGACCTAAAGAATGTCTACTACATG AGCGGCATCACCGTGCCAAGAGCAAGCAATTTTGCAATGAGGCTGCATACCAAGCGGGAAGGTCACGTCTCCATCAGACTCACTGCTGTCGTCCATCCTGATAGTCGGTTACAGATTGCAAACAACGTCAAGCTGACTGATGAAGTCCAAATACAG GTGTTTGAGAAGTTGACGTTGGTGAGTCCTGACGTCTGCGACGGTCAACTCATCATCACACCCAACACAGACACCGTCGTCAAGACGAACCGCGACAGTACAGCAAGGATGAGATACCGCATTCTGGAACAGCATACAAACGGCCGATCACAGACGGTCATCAAAGTCCACGAGGGAGGACATCTGAGTTCTGGATCATACAGCGGCCAGGCGACTTTAGAGATCATGTCGCTGGAGGACTTTGGTGTCAACCAGACTATGGTTGTTTTGGTGAAG GTGAAACCAGTCTCATACATGATGTTGAACGTTGACACAGTGATTAGGACTAGTGGTACGAAGCTTGCTGTCATCCCCGTAGGGACGGTGCTACACCTCTCAGTCAGCTACCACGACGATGTGGGGGCGATGTTCCATCGTACAAACACCAGGCTCAAATATAGGCCAAATAG GTTCGATCTGCTACAAGTTTCCTCCGGCAAGGATAATGGAACACTCGTAGCCAGAGCCACTGAACCGGGTCAGACGGTTTTGAGG TTGCCAGCATCTCAAATTCCGCAAACCATATTCCAG GTGTGGGATGCTGCCAACCCTATAATCTCCGACTTCATCAATGTAGAGGTCGGATATGCCATCACACCGTCGAAGGAGTCGGTTATCGTCGGAGATATAGTCTGCTTCACAAGCCCACTCATTTCAAGTGAAG GTCATCCGGGACACTGGCGATCTACTGGGGACATTGTCCATATCGACAGGGACACAGGAATTGCTGTTGCAGGAGGTGTTGGCCGAGGACTGATTATGTACAATGTGTCAAGTACTGTTCTAACTTATACTGAG CTACAAGTCAGCCCCATCACACGAGTCACACTCCAATCCAGTGGAATCAAATATCTCAGCAACTTGCCAAGCCGTTCCGGAGTTTATGACATCCCGGTAATGTTGCATGATGGGAGTTCTGCCACAAGTAACGTGCGCGGAAACAACTGCAGTGAGATCCTCGCTGACAATAAATACCATGTGGGTGTTCCGCCATTCGTGTGTGAGGTATCGATGTCGAGAAACAATGCTGATATCACTCCCTATGATCTGTTCCGACCGAGCGCAGTGTTTGATGCAAAAACAG GTAAATACCTGTGCAGGCTCGCCCAGCAAACGAACCGAGACATCGGCCAACAAGTGAGCACCCTGGAGACGGTGATCAGAGTACGGGCTGTCGTGCCGCAGAAAGACCAGCAGGGCCAAGTCACGTCGACGCCACTCGAatttgatttctttccctcGTTCTATCCGTACACCAACGAGCTCTTACTGAGTAACCTCCTGTCTCTAGCTAGTGTCAGGATATCAGCCACTGGCCGGATTAAGGATGATATTAAG GTGATCTCAAGTGACCCCTCTGTTATAGAAGTGTTGGCCCCAGAGCacgacagccaatcagaacacATCATTCATTATCCTGTCCGTCTGCTCGTGAGGAGTGGCCAGTCGTGTCCAGTTGATCGTCAGGATTTGTTTATTGAAGTCGTGTCGCCATTGACAAGTCAGAAACACACCATTCCAGTCAAGCTAAAGGTTGTCGGACAACCAACAGGGCCTCAATCAG TGCCTACCCCTCCGAGGATTGAGCACGCTCATGAGAAGAAGGGTTGGATAATACTCCTGGCTGATCTCATCGAGGACTACATTGGCATCATCATTGCTATTATTGTGATAGCCATTGTATTCGCCT TATTCCAGTTCCGAGGGAAAAGGGAGAGTTACAGTTCTGCGAGTCCGCAACATTTTGCTCCGCAGACTCCTGGGCCTGGGACCCCAGTTTATTTTACGAACACACCTCCTG GCTATGGTATGCATGCTTCACCACATTCCCGCCATCTTTGGAGTTCCCCACCTGAGTATCCTGATAGGAGTATGACGTTTGAGAAGAGAACACCAAATCGATCTCCAACCTTCCAGTGA